GCGCTGCCCCGGACCACCGGCGTCAGCCTTTGGAACCGCCGACCGCGACCCAGGTGGTGCCCTGGGCCGAGTCCTTGAGCTCGATGCCGTAACTGGCAAGCTCGGCGCGGATGCGGTCCGCCTCGGCGAAGTTTCTGGCCTTCTTCGCCTCGGCGCGCGCTGAGACCATGTCCTCGATGACCGCCGCCTGCAGCTCGCTCTTGCCGCCTTGCAGATAGTCCAGCGGCGGCTGCTGCAGCAGGCCCAGCACCTTGCCGAGCGCCTTCAGCTGGCCGGCCACCCGCGACGAGCCGCCGCGGTTGACCTCGCCGGCGAGGTCGAACAAGGCGGCCACGGCGCCCGGGGTGTTGAAGTCCTCGTTCATCGCCGCGCGGAAGGCCGCGGCCTGCGGCAGCGACCAGTCCACCTCGGCCGCGTCGGCCGGCACCTTGTCGAGCGCGGTGTAGAGCCGGCGCAGGGCATTGCGGGCGTCGTCCAGGTGGGCGTCGCTGAAGTTGAAGGGGCTGCGGTAGTGGGTGCGCAGCATGAAGAAGCGCAGGGTCTCGCCGTCGTAGCGCTTGAGCACGTCGCGGATGGTGAAGAAGTTGCCCAACGACTTGGACATCTTCTCGTTGTCGACGTTGACGAAGCCGTTGTGCATCCACACGTTGACGAAGGGCCGGCCGCTGGCGCCCTCGCTCTGCGCGATCTCGTTCTCGTGGTGCGGGAACTGCAGGTCCATGCCGCCGCCGTGGATGTCGAAGTGCTCGCCGAGCAGCGCGCAGCTCATCGCCGAGCACTCGATGTGCCAGCCGGGGCGGCCGGCGCCGAACGGGCTAGGCCACTGCGCGTCGGCCGGCTCGCTCGGCTTGGCGGCCTTCCACAGCACGAAGTCCAGCGGGTCTTCCTTGCCTTCGTTGACCGCCACCCGCTCGCCGGCGCGCAGCTCGTCCAGCGATTTGCCCGACAGCTTGCCGTAGCCGGGGAAGCGCCGCACCGCGAAGTTCACATCGCCGTTCGGTGCGCGATAGGCCAGGCCCTTGCCCTCCAGCGCGCCGATCATTTCCAGCATGCGCGGCACGTGCTCGGTGGCGCGCGGCTCGTGCGTCGGCGGCTCGATGCCCAGCGCCGCCACGTCCTCGTGCATGGCCTCGGTCATCTCGGCGGTCAGCTGGCGGATGGGGATGCCCCGTTCCAGCGCACGCCGGATGATCTTGTCGTCGATGTCGGTGATGTTGCGCACGTAGGTCACGCGGTACCCCGCCGCACGCAGCCAGCGCTGCACCACGTCGAAGGCCATCATCATGCGGGCATGGCCGATGTGGCACAGGTCGTAGATGGTCATGCCGCAGACGTACATGCGCACATGGCCGGGCTCGATGGGCTCGAAGGGCTCGACCGCGCGGGTCAGCGTGTTGTGGATGCGCAGGGTCATCGGCCGGAGGGCGGTGCTGGCGCAGGCGCTGCGGTTGGCGCCGGGCTGGGTGCGGTCAAGGGCGGAGAGGACAACGACCGGGCGGTGCCGTCGCCACCGTGCGGCCGGCCGTCACAGGGGCCGTCGCTACAATCGAATTCAGTATAGCGGGGGGCCTCGTAGCCAGTGCACCGCACGCCGCCCTCGCCAGCACCTGCCCATCATGATGTCCTTCGTTGCCCGCCTGCTCGTCATCGCTGGCCTGTGCCTGGCGGCGGGCTGGGGCCAGGCGGCGGTCACCGAGGAACTGCTGGCCATCCAGCGCCTGCACCGCAGCGGCGACCTGGGCACCGCGCTGCAGCGCGTCGAGCGCGCGCTGACGGCGAAGCCCGACGACGCCGACCTGCGCTTCTTCCGCGCGGTGATCCTGGCCGACAGCGGTCGCCGCGACGACGCCATCGAGGCGCTGACCACCCTGCTGCGTGACCACCCCCAGCTCGCCGAGCCGTACAACAACCTGGCGGTGCTCTACGCCGGACAGGGCCGGTTGGAGATGGCGCGCCAGGCGCTGGAGTCGGCGCTGCGCAACGACCCGGCCTACACCGTGGCGCACGAGAACCTGGGCGACCTGTACGTCCGGATGGCTCAGCAGTCCTACCAGCGTGCGCTGCCACCGCAGGGCATGGCCCCCCAGGGGTTGCAACAGAAGCTGCGGCTGGCGCGCGAACTGCTGCTCTCCCCCCACCGTCTCCGCCGGCGCGTCACGCTGAAGAGCGGCGATCGTCGGTCCCTCCATTGCTGTCCATCACGCCCATGACCCTCACCTTGCGCCGCTGCCTGAACGTCGTCCCCGGGCTGGCGCTGGCCGCCCTGATCTGCACCACGGCGCTTCCTGCCGCCGCGCAGAAGGTGAAGCTGGCCACCAGCCAGGGCGACATCGTCCTGCAGCTTGATCCCGCCAAGGCGCCGAAGAGCAGCGCCAACTTCCTGCAGTACGTGCAGGCCGGCCACTACGACGGCACCGTGTTCCACCGCGTGATCGACGGCTTCATGATCCAGGGCGGCGGCTTCGACGCCGAGATGCGTCAGAAGCCGACGCGCGACCCCATCCCGCTGGAGGCGGGCAACGGGCTGAAGAACCTGCGCGGCACCGTCGCGATGGCCCGCACCTCCGACCCGAACTCCGCGACCGCGCAGTTCTTCATCAACGTGGTCGACAACCCCAACCTCGACGCGCCGCGTCCGGACGGGCATGGTTATGCCGTGTTCGGACGGGTGGTCGAGGGGCTGGACGTGATCGACCGCATCCGCAAGGTCGCCACCGGCAACCGCGGCATGCACCAGAACGTGCCGCTGCAGCCGGTGGTCCTTCGTCAAGCCACCGTGGAGAAATGAGATGACCAAGACCGTCGAGATGACGACCAACCATGGCGTGATCCGCATCGCGCTGGACGATGCCAAGGCGCCTGCCACCGTGGCCAACTTCCTCGGCTACGTGCAGCGGGGCCACTACGACGGCACGGTGTTCCACCGCGTCATCCCCGGCTTCATGATCCAGGGCGGCGGCTTCGAGCCCGGCATGAAGCAGAAGCCCACCGAAGCGCCGATCGCCAACGAGGCCAACAACGGCCTGAAGAACAAGAAGTACACGCTGGCCATGGCCCGCACGTCCGACCCGCATTCGGCCACCGCGCAGTTCTTCATCAACGCCAAGGACAACGGCTTCCTCGATTTCACTTCCGAGTCCAGCCAGGGCTGGGGCTACGCGGTGTTCGGCGAGGTGGTCGAGGGCCAGGCGGTGGTCGACGCCATCGAGAAGGTGCGCACCGGCCGCCGTGGCTTCCACGACGACGTGCCGCTGGACGACGTGGTGATCGAAAAGGCCACCGAGGTCTGATTGCCGACTGACCACGTTCCGGTGTTCGAGGCGCCCGCCGGCTGGCGGGCGATCGACCTGCTGTCGGACGTGCACCTGAGCGCCGACCACCCGCGCACCTTCGAGGCCTGGCGCTCGGCGCTGCTGGAGACCGACGCCGACGCCGTGTTCATGCTCGGCGACCTGTTCGAGGTGTGGATCGGCGACGACGCCCGCAACGGCGCCTTCGAGCAGCAGTGCATCGCGGTGCTGCGCGAGGCCGGCCGCCACCGCCGGCTGGCGTTCATGGCAGGCAACCGCGACTTCCTCGTCGGCGACGCGATGCTGACCGAGTCCGGCGTGCAGGCCCTCGACGACCCGACGCTGCTCACCGCCTTCGGCCGGCGCCTGCTGCTGACGCATGGCGATGCGCTGTGCCTGGAAGACGAGGCCTACCAGCGCCTGCGCAGCGTGTTGCGCAGCCCGGCCTGGCAGCAGCAGGTGCTGGCACGCCCGCTCGACGAGCGCGCCGCGCTGGCGCGGCAGCTGCGCCAGGTCAGCGACGCCAAGCGCGGCGAGGCCGCCGGGGCCGGCGGCTTCGATCCGGCCGCCTGGGCCGATGTCGACGCGCCGGAGGCGGCCCGCTGGCTGGACCGCGCGTCCGCGGCCGTCATGGTCCATGGCCACACCCACCGGCCCGACCGCCACGACCTGCCCGGCGGCGGCGAACGTTGGGTGCTCTCGGACTGGTCCTACGACGAACCCGACCAGCCCGCACGCGCGGACGTGCTGCGCCTGACCGCCGCCGGCCTGTTGCGCCGACCGGGCCCCGGCGTGGTGAGCGCGGCGGCGTCCAAGGACGTTCGAACCCCGCCACCGTGCTGAGCCGCCTGCTCGGGCACTGGCGCCAGCGGCGCGACGCCCGGGCGCTGCAGCGCCGTGCCATCCCCGACACGCTGTGGTCGCTGACGCTGCAGCGCTACCCCTTTCTGGCCCGACGCAGCGAGGCCGACCGCGACAGGCTGCGTCGCCTGACCAGCCTGTTCCTCGACCGCAAGCGGTTCAGTGCCGCAGGCGGGCTCGAACTGACCGACGAGATCGCGGTGGCGATCGCCGCCCAGGCCTGCCTGCCGGTGCTGGCCCTCGGGCTCGAGCGCTACGACGGTTTCGTCGGGCTCGTGGTGCACCCCGACGAGGTGCTCGCGCCACGCGAGGCCGTCGACGAAACGGGCGTGGTGCACCGCTGGCAGGAGCCGCTGACCGGTGAGGCCATGGAGGGCGGCCCCGTCATGGTGACCTGGGCCGACGCGCGCGACGCCGGCGAACTGGCCGCCTGGCGCTACAACGTGGTGATCCACGAGTTCGCCCATGTGCTGGACATGGAGGACGGTCTGGCCGACGGCGTGCCGCTGCTGCCCGACGCCACCGCGCGCCGGCGCTGGTGCGGTGTCCTCGAACCGGCCTACGACGACTTCTGCCGCCGCGTCATCGCCGGCGACGACACCCTGCTCGACCCGTACGGTGCCGAGGGGCTGGAGGAGTTCTTCGCCGTCGCCTCCGAAGCCTTCTTCGTCGCACCGGTCGACCTGCGGGACCAACACCCGGCGCTGTACGGGCTGCTGACCGGCTTCTACCGGCAGGACCCGGCGGCCGCCTGAACCGCCGCGCGGCCCCACCGGCCGAGCCATGAAAAGGGGCGCCCTTGCGGGCGCCCCGTCCAGCGCGGCCGGTGTCGCGCGCCCGTCAGGCCGTGGCCGGCTCCGCCTTGGCGCTCTTGCGCGGCGGCTGGATGTCCAGCACCGGGTTGCCGTCGGCGTCCACGTCCACCGTCAGCCGGCCGCCGTCGACCAGCCGGCCGAAGAGCAGCTCGTCGGCCAGCGCGCGGCGGATGGTGTCCTGGATCAGCCGCTGCATCGGCCGCGCGCCCATCAGCGGGTCAAAGCCCTTGGCCGCCAGGTGCTTGCGCAGGGCGTCGGTGAAGGCCACCTCCACTTTCTTCTCGGCGAGCTGGCTCTCCAACTGCAGCAGGAACTTGTCGACCACCCGCAGGATGATCTCCTCGTCCAGCGGCCGGAAGCTGACGATGGCGTCCAGTCGGTTGCGGAACTCCGGCGTGAACAGGCGCTTGATGTCGGCCATCTCGTCGCCCGCCTCGCGCGCGGTGGTGAAGCCGATGGTCGACTTGTTCATGGTCTCGGCGCCCGCGTTCGTCGTCATGATGATGATGACGTTGCGGAAGTCGGCCTTGCGCCCGTTGTTGTCGGTCAGCGTGCCGTGGTCCATCACCTGGAGCAGGACGTTGAAGACGTCCGGGTGCGCCTTCTCGATCTCGTCCATCAGCAGCACGGCGTGCGGCTTCTTGGTGATGGCCTCGGTCAGCAGCCCACCCTGGTCGAAACCGACGTAGCCGGGCGGCGCGCCGATCAGGCGCGACACCGCATGCCGCTCCATGTACTCCGACATGTCGAAGCGGATCAGCTCGATGCCGAGGATGTAGGCCAGCTGCTTGGCCACCTCGGTCTTGCCGACGCCGGTGGGGCCGCTGAACAGGAAGGAGCCGATCGGCTTGTCCGGCTTGCCCAGGCCCGAGCGCGCCATCTTGATGGCCGCCGCCAGCGCGTCGATCGCCGCCTCCTGGCCGAACACCACGCTCTTCAGGTCGCGGTCGAGGCTCTTCAGCTTGCCGCGGTCGTCCGAGGAGACCGACGCCGGCGGGATGCGCGCGATCTTGGAGACGATCTCCTCGACCTCGGCCCGGGTGATGGTCTTCTTGCGCTTGTTGTTCGGCAGGATGCGCTGCGCCGCGCCGGCCTCGTCGATGACATCGATGGCCTTGTCCGGCAGGTGGCGGTCGTTGATGTACTTGGCCGACAGCTCGGCCGCCGCCTGCAGCGCGCCGACCGCGTACTTGACGTTGTGGTGGTCCTCGAAGCGCGACTTCAGGCCCTTCAGGATCTCGATGGTCTGCTCCACCGTCGGCTCGACCACGTCGACCTTCTGGAAGCGCCGCGACAGCGCCGCGTCCTTCTCGAAGATGCCGCGGTACTCGGTGAACGTGGTCGCACCGATGCACTTCATCTGACCCGACGACAGCGCCGGCTTGAGCAGGTTGCTCGCGTCCAGCGTGCCGCCCGACGCCGCGCCGGCGCCGATCAGCGTGTGGATCTCGTCGATGAAGAGGATGGCGTTGGGCTGGTCCTTCAGCGCCTTGAGCACGCCCTTCAGGCGCTGCTCGAAGTCGCCGCGGTACTTGGTGCCGGCCAGCAGCGCGCCCATGTCCAGCGCGTAGACGGTGGACTCGCCCAGCACCTCGGGCACGTCGCCCTGGGTGATGCGCCAGGCCAGGCCCTCGGCGATGGCGGTCTTGCCCACCCCGGCCTCACCGACCAGCAACGGGTTGTTCTTGCGCCGGCGGCACAGCACCTGGATGACGCGCTCGACCTCCAGCTCGCGTCCGATCAGCGGGTCGATGCGGCCCTCGCGCGCCTGCTGGTTCAGGTTCTGCGTGAACTGGTCCAGCGGGGAGCCCTTGCCGTCGGACGCCTCTTCCTTCTCGCCCTCGCTGCCCGACGACTCGCCGGACGACTTGGTGGGCTCCGGCGGGTCGGACTTCTTGATGCCGTGGGCGATGAAGTTGACGACGTCCAGCCGCGTCACGCCCTGCTGGTGCAGGTAGTACACGGCGTGCGAGTCCTTCTCGCCGAAGATGGCCACCAACACGTTAGCGCCGGTGACTTCCTTCTTGCCGGAGCCGGTGGACTGCACGTGCATGATCGCGCGCTGGATCACCCGCTGGAAACCCAGCGTCGGCTGCGTGTCGACCTCGTCGGTCCCACCCACCGTCGGCGTGTTTTCCTTGATGAAGGTGGTCAGGTTCTTCCGCAGGTCCTCGATGTTCGCGGCGCAGGCGCGCAGCACCTCCGCGGCGGAGGGGTTGTCGAGCAGCGCGTTCAGCAGGTGCTCGACGGTGATGAATTCGTGCCGCTGCTGGCGCGCCTCGACGAACGCCATGTGCAGACTGACTTCAAGCTCTTGCGCAATCATGCGGCCTCCATAATGCACTGCAGCGGGTGACCGGCACGCCGCGCGGCCGCGAGCACCAGTTCAACCTTGGTGGCCGCCACGTCCCTGGTGTAGACACCGCAGACGCCACGGCCTTCGTGGTGGATCTTCAACATGATCTGGGTTGCAGTCTCCAGATCCCGCTTGAAGTACTCCTGCAACACCATCACGACGAACTCCATCGGGGTGTAGTCGTCGTTGAGCAAGACCACTTGGTAAAGCGACGGCGGCTGCACTCGGGCCAGCTTTCGCTCGGCCACGACCGAGCCCTGCCCCTCGTCCCGGTTCGGGTCGACCGGTCCTGGAGGTGTGGGAGGCAGGGGTTCATCGGGCATGGGACCAATTCTATCGAGAGCACCTCGGGGGCCCCTGTTGCATTCCTCATGCCCATGTTGCGCCCCGGCCGCCCAGTTCAAGCCCGGATCAGCGGCCGCACAAGGGTGCAGTCGCCGGGCAAGGTCGCGGCCCGATCCCGCGCCACCGCCGCAACCTCCCGCGATCGGGGGCGAACGTGCATTCCGAAGTTGACACTTTTCGTGACGGTCATCGAAAATCCCGAGACAAGGGGCGCAAAGCCGCCGGAGGAGTGAGCGAATGGCCGTCGGAACGGTGAAGTGGTTCAACGATGCGAAGGGTTTCGGCTTCATTGAACCCGAAGGCGGCGGCGCGGACGTGTTCGCCCATTTCAGCGCCATCCAGATGGAGGGTTTTCGCACGCTGAAGCAGGGCTCCAAGGTCACCTATGAGCTGATGCAGGGCCCCAAGGGGGGACCTGGCGCAGAACATCCGGCCGCTGGAAGGCGCCGGGGTGGTGCACGGCGACGTGCCGAGCAGCTCGACCGCCCTGGCCGGCTAGACCGCCGGCGTCTCCCGGCCGCACCCCGGCGGCCGACGCACCCTCAGGCCCGCGGACGCGGGCCTTGTTTTTGTGTTCTCCCACGCCGTGCGGGGCGGCGCAGGTGCCGGGTCTGTCGGCCCCGGGCGGGCGGAGGCCCACGGGGCCCTCCACGACACACGAAAGAAAGACCCCAGCCGCCGGGGCGGACTGGGGTCCTCGATCGGTCAAGGCCATCGCGCGAGCCGCGCGACGGCCGGAGATCACATGTTGTCGATCATCACCTGACCGAAGCCCGAGCACGACACCTGGGTCGCGCCGTCCATCAGACGCGCGAAGTCGTAGGTGACCTTCTTGCTGAGGATGGACTTCTCCATCGAGCTGATGATGCGGTCGGCGGCCTCGGTCCAGCCCATGTGGCGCAGCATCATCTCGGCCGACAGGATCTCGGAGCCGGGGTTGACGTAGTCCTTGCCGGCGTACTTAGGCGCGGTGCCGTGGGTGGCCTCGAACATGGCCACCGAGTCGCTCAGGTTGGCGCCGGGGGCGATGCCGATGCCGCCGACTTGCGCGGCCAGCGCGTCGCTGACGTAGTCGCCGTTCAGGTTCAGCGTGGCGATGACGCTGTACTCGGCCGGGCGCAGCAGGATCTGCTGCAGGAAGGCGTCGGCAATCGAGTCCTTGACGACGATGTCCTTGCCCGTCTTCGGGTTCTTGAACTTGCACCACGGGCCGCCGTCGATCAGCTCGGCGCCGAACTCGCGCTGGGCCAGCGCGTAGGCCCAGTCGCGGAAGCCACCTTCGGTGAACTTCATGATGTTGCCCTTGTGCACGATGGTCACGCTGGGCTTGTCGTTGTCGATCGCGTACTGGATCGCCTTGCGCACCAGGCGCTCGGTGCCCTCGCGGCTGACCGGCTTGATGCCGATGCCGGAGGTGTTGGGGAAGCGGATCTTCTTGACGCCCATCTCGTCGATGAGGAACTTGATCAGCTTCTTGGCCTTGTCGCTCTCGGCCTCGTACTCGATGCCGGCGTAGATGTCCTCCGAGTTCTCGCGGAAGATCACCATGTTGGTCTTCTCCGGCTCCTTCAGCGGGCTGGGCACGCCCTTGAAGTACTGGATGGGCCGCAGGCAGACGTACAGGTCCAGTTCCTGGCGCAGCGCCACGTTCAAGGAGCGGATGCCGCCGCCCACCGGGGTGGTGAGCGGGCCCTTGATCGAGACCACGTACTCCTTGACCACGTCCAGCGTTTCCTGCGGCAGCCAGACGTCGGGCCCGTAGACCTTGGTCGACTTCTCGCCGGCGTAGACCTCCATCCAGTGGATCTTGCGCTTGCCGCCGTACGACTTCTCGACCGCCGCGTCGACCACCTTCAGCATCACCGGCGTGATGTCCATGCCGGTGCCGTCGCCCTCGATGTAGGGAATGATGGGCTGGTCGGGGACGTTGAGGGAGAAGTCCGCGTTGACGGTGATCTTCTGGCCGCCCTCGGGCACCTTGATGTGCTGGTACATGTGCGCTGGTGTTGGGAGTGAACGGGGTGAACGAGCCCGGTGGCGCCGACGGCCCGGGTCGATGGGGGTGCCGATTTTATGTCAGGGCACGGTCTGGCCGGCCGGCTCGCCGCCGATAATCGCGGCCCGTCGTCCAGGGCCGTCCCTCCTGATGCTGCCGACCGTTTGCCGACTCGCCCGCCGCCTGGCGACCCCCGTGGCGTCGCTCGCACTGCTGGCCGCGGGCCTGGCGTTCGCCCAGTCCGGCCCCCCAGCCGCCGCTGCCCACCGTGCCGCTGCGCGCCGGCTTCCACATGATCCGCGCCGAGGTGGCGCAGACCGAGGCGCAGCGACAGGTCGGCCTCATGCACCGGCGCGAGATGGGCGCCAACGACGGCATGCTCTTCATCTTCGAGGCGCCGGCGACACACTGCTTCTGGATGCGCAACACGCTGCTGCCGCTGTCCATCGCCTTCGTCGCCGACGACGGCCGCATCGTCAACATCGCCGACATGAAGCCGCAGACCACCGACTCGCACTGCGCGACGGAGCCGGTGCGCATGGCCCTGGAGATGAACCAGGGCTGGTTCGCCAAACGGGGGCTGGTCGCCGGCAGCCGCCTGGCCGGGCCGCCCTTCAGCAAGCCCTGAACACCCTTCACCCATGGAAAAAGGGCCGGCGCAAGCCGGCCCTTTCGCGTGTGCGCCTGCGGTCAGCCGGCGAAGTTCTTCTCGGCGAAGTCCCAGTTCACCAGCGAGTTCAGGAAGGTCTCGATGAACTTGGGGCGCTGGTTGCGGAAGTCGATGTAGTAGGCGTGCTCCCACACGTCCAGCGTCAGCAGCGGGGTGTCGCCGGTGGTCAGCGGGGTGCCGGCGGCGCCCATGTTGACGATGTCGACGCTGCCGTCGCCCTTCTTCACCAGCCAGGTCCAGCCGGAGCCGAAGTTGCCGGCGGCCGACTTGGCGAAGGCCTCCTTGAAGGCGGCGTAGGAGCCGAATTTCTTGTTGATGGCCTCGGCCAGCGCGCCCTTCGGCTCGCCGCCGCCGCCCGGCTTCATGCAGCTCCAGAAGAAGGTGTGGTTCCAGATCTGCGCGGCGTTGTTGTAGATGCCGCCGGACGACTTCTTGACGATGGACTCCAGGTCCATCAATTCGAATTCGGTGCCCTTCTGCAGGTTGTTGAGGTTCACGACATAGGCGTTGTGGTGCTTGTCGTGGTGGTACTCCAGCGTCTCGCGGCTCAGGTGCGGCTGCAGCGCCTCGTGCGGATAGGGCAGCGGGGGAAGCACGTGTTCCATGGGCAGGTCCTTTCGAAGGGGGGAGGTTTCGACGGCATTCTAGGCAGCGCCGTCGACGGGCGTGGTCTTGGTCACGACCGACTCGGCCTGGCCGTCGTGCCACACGGTGCGCAGCGTCTGCCCGGGGGCGATGTCGGCCGCCTGCAGCACCCGCCCGTCGGTGTCGGTGACCCAGGCGAAGCCGCGGCGCAGCACATGGTGCGGGTCCAGCGCCTGCAGCCGCTGCTCCCGGGCCAGCAGCCGCTCGGCCTGCTGGCCCAGCTTGGCATGGACCGCCCGCTGCAGCCGGCCGGCCAGCTCGGTCTGGCGGTCCTGCTCGCGCTGCAGGCGCCGCATCAGCACCTGGTGCCGCCGCGCCGACCACTGCGCCAGCGCGTGCTGCTCGCGCTGCAGCCGCGCCGCCGGCCGGGCCAGCCGCAGGCCCAACTGGTCCAGGCGCAGCGCCCGGCCCTCGAGCAGCCGGTGCACCGCGCGGACCGCCCGGTGGCGCAGGCCGTCCAGGCCGTCCAGCAGCGCGGCGGTCGCCGGCGCGGCCAGTTCCGCGGCGGCGGTGGGCGTCGGCGCGCGCAGGTCGGCGGCGAGGTCCGCCAGGGTGAGGTCCGTCTCGTGGCCCACGCCGCAGACCACCGGCAGTGCGCACGCCCGCAGCGTGCGCACCACCCGCTCGTCGTTGAACGCCCACAGGTCCTCGAGCGAGCCGCCGCCGCGGCAGAGGATCAGCAGGTCCACCTCGCCCCGCTGCCCGGCCAGCGCCAGCGCCTCGGCGATGGCCTGCGGCGCCTGTGCCCCCTGCACCGGCGTCGGGTAGACCACCACCGGCACATGCGGCGCGCGCCGCGCCAAGGCGGTCAGCACGTCGTGCAGCGCGGCGGCGGCGGTGGAGGTGACGACACCGACGGCACGGGGATGGGTGGGCAGCGGCCGCTTGTGGGCCGCATCGAACAGGCCGGCCGCCTCCAGCCGCGCCTTCAGCCGCAGGAACTCCTCGTACAGCGCGCCGGCGCCCAGCGGCTGCATCGACTCGACGACGAACTGCAGTTCGCCGCGCGCCTCGTACACCGCCATGCGGCCGCGCAGTTCCACCTTCTGGCCGTCGCGCGGTGTGAACGACAGCAGGCCCGCGGCCCGGCGGAACATCGCGCAGCGCAGGGCCGCGGGCGCGCCGCCGCCGTCCTTCAGCGTGAAGTAGCAGTGCCCGCTGCCGGCGCGGGTGAAGC
The sequence above is a segment of the Aquabacterium sp. J223 genome. Coding sequences within it:
- the cysS gene encoding cysteine--tRNA ligase, which gives rise to MTLRIHNTLTRAVEPFEPIEPGHVRMYVCGMTIYDLCHIGHARMMMAFDVVQRWLRAAGYRVTYVRNITDIDDKIIRRALERGIPIRQLTAEMTEAMHEDVAALGIEPPTHEPRATEHVPRMLEMIGALEGKGLAYRAPNGDVNFAVRRFPGYGKLSGKSLDELRAGERVAVNEGKEDPLDFVLWKAAKPSEPADAQWPSPFGAGRPGWHIECSAMSCALLGEHFDIHGGGMDLQFPHHENEIAQSEGASGRPFVNVWMHNGFVNVDNEKMSKSLGNFFTIRDVLKRYDGETLRFFMLRTHYRSPFNFSDAHLDDARNALRRLYTALDKVPADAAEVDWSLPQAAAFRAAMNEDFNTPGAVAALFDLAGEVNRGGSSRVAGQLKALGKVLGLLQQPPLDYLQGGKSELQAAVIEDMVSARAEAKKARNFAEADRIRAELASYGIELKDSAQGTTWVAVGGSKG
- a CDS encoding tetratricopeptide repeat protein, with product MSFVARLLVIAGLCLAAGWGQAAVTEELLAIQRLHRSGDLGTALQRVERALTAKPDDADLRFFRAVILADSGRRDDAIEALTTLLRDHPQLAEPYNNLAVLYAGQGRLEMARQALESALRNDPAYTVAHENLGDLYVRMAQQSYQRALPPQGMAPQGLQQKLRLARELLLSPHRLRRRVTLKSGDRRSLHCCPSRP
- a CDS encoding peptidylprolyl isomerase — translated: MTLTLRRCLNVVPGLALAALICTTALPAAAQKVKLATSQGDIVLQLDPAKAPKSSANFLQYVQAGHYDGTVFHRVIDGFMIQGGGFDAEMRQKPTRDPIPLEAGNGLKNLRGTVAMARTSDPNSATAQFFINVVDNPNLDAPRPDGHGYAVFGRVVEGLDVIDRIRKVATGNRGMHQNVPLQPVVLRQATVEK
- a CDS encoding peptidylprolyl isomerase, with the protein product MTKTVEMTTNHGVIRIALDDAKAPATVANFLGYVQRGHYDGTVFHRVIPGFMIQGGGFEPGMKQKPTEAPIANEANNGLKNKKYTLAMARTSDPHSATAQFFINAKDNGFLDFTSESSQGWGYAVFGEVVEGQAVVDAIEKVRTGRRGFHDDVPLDDVVIEKATEV
- a CDS encoding UDP-2,3-diacylglucosamine diphosphatase; this translates as MFEAPAGWRAIDLLSDVHLSADHPRTFEAWRSALLETDADAVFMLGDLFEVWIGDDARNGAFEQQCIAVLREAGRHRRLAFMAGNRDFLVGDAMLTESGVQALDDPTLLTAFGRRLLLTHGDALCLEDEAYQRLRSVLRSPAWQQQVLARPLDERAALARQLRQVSDAKRGEAAGAGGFDPAAWADVDAPEAARWLDRASAAVMVHGHTHRPDRHDLPGGGERWVLSDWSYDEPDQPARADVLRLTAAGLLRRPGPGVVSAAASKDVRTPPPC
- a CDS encoding zinc-dependent peptidase, encoding MLSRLLGHWRQRRDARALQRRAIPDTLWSLTLQRYPFLARRSEADRDRLRRLTSLFLDRKRFSAAGGLELTDEIAVAIAAQACLPVLALGLERYDGFVGLVVHPDEVLAPREAVDETGVVHRWQEPLTGEAMEGGPVMVTWADARDAGELAAWRYNVVIHEFAHVLDMEDGLADGVPLLPDATARRRWCGVLEPAYDDFCRRVIAGDDTLLDPYGAEGLEEFFAVASEAFFVAPVDLRDQHPALYGLLTGFYRQDPAAA
- the clpA gene encoding ATP-dependent Clp protease ATP-binding subunit ClpA — encoded protein: MIAQELEVSLHMAFVEARQQRHEFITVEHLLNALLDNPSAAEVLRACAANIEDLRKNLTTFIKENTPTVGGTDEVDTQPTLGFQRVIQRAIMHVQSTGSGKKEVTGANVLVAIFGEKDSHAVYYLHQQGVTRLDVVNFIAHGIKKSDPPEPTKSSGESSGSEGEKEEASDGKGSPLDQFTQNLNQQAREGRIDPLIGRELEVERVIQVLCRRRKNNPLLVGEAGVGKTAIAEGLAWRITQGDVPEVLGESTVYALDMGALLAGTKYRGDFEQRLKGVLKALKDQPNAILFIDEIHTLIGAGAASGGTLDASNLLKPALSSGQMKCIGATTFTEYRGIFEKDAALSRRFQKVDVVEPTVEQTIEILKGLKSRFEDHHNVKYAVGALQAAAELSAKYINDRHLPDKAIDVIDEAGAAQRILPNNKRKKTITRAEVEEIVSKIARIPPASVSSDDRGKLKSLDRDLKSVVFGQEAAIDALAAAIKMARSGLGKPDKPIGSFLFSGPTGVGKTEVAKQLAYILGIELIRFDMSEYMERHAVSRLIGAPPGYVGFDQGGLLTEAITKKPHAVLLMDEIEKAHPDVFNVLLQVMDHGTLTDNNGRKADFRNVIIIMTTNAGAETMNKSTIGFTTAREAGDEMADIKRLFTPEFRNRLDAIVSFRPLDEEIILRVVDKFLLQLESQLAEKKVEVAFTDALRKHLAAKGFDPLMGARPMQRLIQDTIRRALADELLFGRLVDGGRLTVDVDADGNPVLDIQPPRKSAKAEPATA
- the clpS gene encoding ATP-dependent Clp protease adapter ClpS, whose product is MPDEPLPPTPPGPVDPNRDEGQGSVVAERKLARVQPPSLYQVVLLNDDYTPMEFVVMVLQEYFKRDLETATQIMLKIHHEGRGVCGVYTRDVAATKVELVLAAARRAGHPLQCIMEAA
- the icd gene encoding NADP-dependent isocitrate dehydrogenase; this translates as MYQHIKVPEGGQKITVNADFSLNVPDQPIIPYIEGDGTGMDITPVMLKVVDAAVEKSYGGKRKIHWMEVYAGEKSTKVYGPDVWLPQETLDVVKEYVVSIKGPLTTPVGGGIRSLNVALRQELDLYVCLRPIQYFKGVPSPLKEPEKTNMVIFRENSEDIYAGIEYEAESDKAKKLIKFLIDEMGVKKIRFPNTSGIGIKPVSREGTERLVRKAIQYAIDNDKPSVTIVHKGNIMKFTEGGFRDWAYALAQREFGAELIDGGPWCKFKNPKTGKDIVVKDSIADAFLQQILLRPAEYSVIATLNLNGDYVSDALAAQVGGIGIAPGANLSDSVAMFEATHGTAPKYAGKDYVNPGSEILSAEMMLRHMGWTEAADRIISSMEKSILSKKVTYDFARLMDGATQVSCSGFGQVMIDNM
- a CDS encoding DUF192 domain-containing protein, giving the protein MPLRAGFHMIRAEVAQTEAQRQVGLMHRREMGANDGMLFIFEAPATHCFWMRNTLLPLSIAFVADDGRIVNIADMKPQTTDSHCATEPVRMALEMNQGWFAKRGLVAGSRLAGPPFSKP
- a CDS encoding superoxide dismutase, yielding MEHVLPPLPYPHEALQPHLSRETLEYHHDKHHNAYVVNLNNLQKGTEFELMDLESIVKKSSGGIYNNAAQIWNHTFFWSCMKPGGGGEPKGALAEAINKKFGSYAAFKEAFAKSAAGNFGSGWTWLVKKGDGSVDIVNMGAAGTPLTTGDTPLLTLDVWEHAYYIDFRNQRPKFIETFLNSLVNWDFAEKNFAG